A single Perca flavescens isolate YP-PL-M2 chromosome 2, PFLA_1.0, whole genome shotgun sequence DNA region contains:
- the LOC114564735 gene encoding putative nuclease HARBI1 has protein sequence MASPFLPNPVDISAQIVRRALRKKRVFRDRQNPLDFPDTYLYERYRFSAEGITYLCELLEPHITNVTRRSHALTVPQMVCIALRFVASGTYLYAVGDAENLGKNTVCRTIRKVVLALQGYINSFNVFPGHLSTMSIKEGFYKIAGFPRVTGAIDCTHVAISTALGEHEADYLNRKSFHSLNVEMTCDHECTITSLDSKWPGSVHDSQIFHESMLCQCFEEGLFDGLLVGDRGYACQRFLLTPYPDPQTGPQYRFNVALSKTRVKIEMTFGILFPIIFIWSLLSSQSSSFSDWSSSRLLL, from the exons ATGGCTTCACCTTTTCTTCCAAATCCTGTGGACATCTCAGCGCAAATTGTTAGACGAGCACTTCGTAAAAAAAGAGTTTTTAGGGACAGACAAAATCCCCTTGACTTTCCTGATACTTACTTGTATGAAAGATACAGATTTTCTGCGGAAGGAATAACTTATCTTTGCGAACTTCTTGAGCCGCACATAACAAATGTGACTCGTCGAAGCCATGCACTTACTGTACCGCAAATGGTATGTATTGCGTTGCGTTTTGTTGCAAGTGGTACATACTTGTATGCAGTCGGTGATGCGGAGAACCTAGGGAAAAACACGGTTTGTCGAACCATTCGCAAGGTGGTCCTCGCACTGCAGGGGTACATAAATAGCTTCAATGTGTTCCCTGGACATTTATCGACCATGTCCATAAAAGagggattttataaaattgccG GATTCCCTAGAGTCACTGGAGCAATAGACTGCACACATGTTGCAATCTCCACAGCTCTAGGAGAACATGAGGCAGATTATTTGAACAGAAAGTCCTTTCACAGCCTTAATGTTGAG ATGACTTGTGATCATGAATGCACGATCACAAGCTTGGATTCCAAATGGCCTGGCTCAGTGCATGACTCACAAATTTTCCATGAGTCTATGTTGTGTCAGTGCTTTGAGGAAG GGCTTTTTGATGGCCTGTTGGTAGGAGACCGGGGTTATGCATGCCAGAGGTTTTTGCTAACCCCCTATCCTGACCCTCAGACAGGGCCACAATACCGCTTCAATGTGGCCCTCAGTAAAACCAGGGTCAAGATCGAGATGACCTTTGGCATCCTATTTCCTATAATTTTTATTTGGAGCCTACTCAGCTCACAGTCCAGCTCCTTTAGTGATTGGTCTAGTTCGAGACTCCTTTTGTAA